A region from the Aquimarina sp. ERC-38 genome encodes:
- the aroC gene encoding chorismate synthase: MAGNTFGTLFKVTTFGESHGPAIGGVIDGCPSGVTLDMNVIQAELDRRKPGQSAIVTQRKEPDTVEFYSGIFENVTTGTPIGFVIKNANQKSKDYSHIKNSYRPSHADYTYDQKYGVRDYRGGGRSSARETASRVVAGAIAKQVLNSISFNAYVSSVGDIELNNNYQNLDFAEAEKNPVRCPDPQMAKTMEDYIKQIRKEGDTVGGTVSCVISGVPIGLGEPVFDKLHAELGKAMLSINAVKGFEYGSGFEGAKLKGSQHNDLFNNDGTTQTNLSGGIQGGISNGMDIYFKVAFKPVATIMQDQETINKDGKTVIMQGKGRHDPCVVPRAVPIVEAMAAMVILDYWLLNRTIKSEI, from the coding sequence ATGGCAGGAAATACCTTTGGTACCTTATTTAAAGTAACAACATTCGGAGAATCTCATGGTCCCGCTATTGGTGGCGTTATTGACGGATGTCCATCGGGTGTTACCCTGGATATGAATGTCATTCAAGCTGAATTAGATCGAAGAAAACCAGGTCAGTCTGCCATTGTAACCCAACGTAAAGAACCGGATACCGTTGAATTTTATTCAGGTATTTTTGAAAACGTAACTACCGGAACTCCTATTGGGTTTGTAATTAAAAACGCCAACCAAAAATCAAAGGATTATTCGCATATCAAAAATTCGTACCGGCCTTCACATGCCGATTACACCTATGATCAGAAATACGGAGTTCGTGATTATCGGGGAGGAGGTCGTTCTTCTGCAAGAGAAACTGCAAGTAGGGTAGTGGCCGGAGCTATCGCCAAACAAGTATTGAATTCTATATCCTTTAATGCTTATGTAAGTAGCGTAGGAGACATTGAACTAAATAATAACTACCAGAATTTAGATTTTGCTGAAGCAGAAAAAAATCCGGTACGCTGTCCTGATCCTCAAATGGCAAAAACCATGGAAGATTACATTAAGCAAATTCGAAAAGAAGGCGATACGGTGGGTGGTACCGTAAGTTGTGTGATTAGCGGAGTGCCCATTGGTCTGGGCGAACCTGTTTTTGATAAATTACATGCAGAATTAGGAAAAGCAATGCTCTCCATCAACGCGGTAAAAGGCTTTGAATACGGTAGCGGTTTTGAAGGCGCAAAGTTAAAAGGAAGTCAGCATAATGATTTGTTTAACAATGATGGTACTACTCAAACCAACCTTTCCGGCGGAATTCAGGGAGGGATCTCTAACGGGATGGATATTTATTTTAAAGTAGCTTTTAAGCCGGTAGCTACGATTATGCAAGATCAGGAAACTATTAATAAAGATGGTAAAACGGTCATTATGCAAGGAAAAGGGCGACATGATCCCTGTGTGGTACCCAGAGCCGTACCCATTGTAGAAGCCATGGCAGCAATGGTTATCTTAGATTATTGGTTGTTGAACCGAACGATAAAAAGCGAAATTTAA
- the gnd gene encoding decarboxylating NADP(+)-dependent phosphogluconate dehydrogenase — protein MVYIIFGVSGSGKTSIGKKVAERLALPFYDADDFHSKENIYKLKNGISLTDEDRWPWLEKLALEIKKWSQANGAVLACSALKISYRELLASKSVVLPIFILLDGTYVAIKERISQRTGHFFDPALLQSQFDTLELSKDILRVHINSSVEEVVNKVLMKIQTTQSQLGLIGLGVMGSSLAQNMLSKGFSVSVYNRQVAEVEVDVAKLFVESLADQTKVKGFDQLVPFIQSLQKPRSIMLMVNAGKPVDLVIKALLPHLDLGDCIIDGGNSHYQKSIARSQFLKEHQIEFIGAGISGGQEGALKGPSIMPGGSEKAYNVSGKFLEAISAKDRNEKPCCTFVGPEGSGHFIKMVHNGIEYGEMQLIAEIYYLLRFYITLTPPEISEVFSKWASNGKSSFLLDISAKILQKKEGEGYLIDKILDKAGQKGTGGWSTVAALDLGMPVSTISESVMARNLSGMKGERVEAAAAYQLKNSTFQGDRDAFIQDLEEAYHLGSIINHSIGFDLICKASEEYQWQLNLSEIARIWTNGCIIKSELMQEISELFKREEQKTILRFPDIVTRVISTKGSLQKTVSEALSLGCPVPVLSAGLNYLLTYTSALASANMIQAQRDFFGAHTYQRNDQPLEKFFHTDWEE, from the coding sequence ATGGTCTATATAATTTTTGGAGTATCAGGTAGCGGAAAAACTTCTATTGGTAAAAAAGTAGCCGAAAGACTAGCCTTACCTTTTTATGATGCTGATGATTTTCATTCTAAAGAAAATATATATAAATTAAAAAATGGAATTTCGCTTACAGATGAAGACCGTTGGCCCTGGTTAGAAAAATTAGCTTTAGAAATTAAAAAATGGTCACAAGCAAACGGGGCGGTTTTAGCTTGTTCTGCTTTAAAGATATCATATCGTGAATTATTAGCTTCAAAAAGCGTAGTACTTCCTATTTTTATATTATTAGACGGTACTTACGTTGCTATAAAAGAACGAATTTCTCAAAGAACAGGACATTTTTTTGATCCTGCTCTTTTACAATCACAGTTTGATACTTTAGAGCTATCTAAAGATATTTTAAGAGTTCATATTAATTCATCCGTAGAGGAAGTAGTAAATAAGGTTTTAATGAAAATACAAACAACACAATCACAATTAGGTTTAATAGGATTAGGCGTTATGGGATCAAGCCTTGCCCAAAATATGTTATCCAAAGGTTTTTCAGTATCCGTTTATAACCGCCAGGTTGCTGAGGTAGAAGTAGATGTGGCAAAATTGTTTGTTGAAAGTTTAGCAGACCAAACCAAAGTTAAGGGATTTGATCAACTAGTACCTTTTATACAATCTTTGCAAAAACCAAGAAGCATTATGCTTATGGTAAATGCGGGAAAACCGGTGGATTTAGTAATTAAAGCTTTGCTTCCTCATCTGGATCTGGGAGATTGTATTATTGACGGGGGGAATTCACATTATCAGAAAAGTATTGCCCGTAGTCAATTTTTGAAAGAACATCAGATTGAATTTATAGGAGCAGGAATTTCGGGAGGACAGGAAGGTGCGTTAAAAGGTCCTTCTATCATGCCGGGAGGTTCTGAAAAAGCTTATAACGTTAGTGGAAAATTCTTGGAAGCCATTTCAGCAAAAGATAGAAACGAAAAACCTTGCTGTACCTTTGTAGGACCTGAAGGTTCCGGGCATTTTATTAAAATGGTGCATAACGGTATTGAATATGGAGAGATGCAACTTATAGCTGAAATCTATTACCTGCTTCGATTTTATATAACGCTTACCCCTCCGGAAATTAGTGAGGTTTTTAGCAAATGGGCAAGCAACGGAAAAAGTAGTTTTTTACTAGACATTTCAGCTAAAATTTTACAGAAAAAAGAAGGGGAAGGTTATTTGATAGATAAAATATTGGATAAGGCCGGACAGAAAGGTACCGGGGGTTGGTCTACCGTAGCGGCCTTAGATTTAGGAATGCCGGTATCTACCATTTCAGAGTCAGTCATGGCTCGAAATCTTTCCGGAATGAAAGGCGAACGGGTAGAAGCCGCTGCTGCATATCAATTAAAGAATAGCACTTTTCAAGGGGATCGTGATGCTTTTATACAAGACCTGGAAGAAGCGTATCATTTAGGAAGCATTATCAATCATTCCATTGGTTTTGATCTGATTTGCAAAGCTTCCGAAGAATATCAGTGGCAGTTAAATTTGTCCGAAATCGCTCGAATATGGACCAATGGTTGTATTATTAAAAGTGAATTAATGCAGGAAATTAGCGAGTTATTTAAGAGAGAAGAACAAAAAACTATTCTTCGCTTTCCAGACATAGTAACCCGAGTAATTTCAACTAAGGGTTCCTTACAAAAAACCGTTTCAGAAGCCTTAAGTTTAGGATGTCCGGTTCCAGTATTATCAGCAGGTTTAAATTACCTATTGACTTATACTTCAGCCTTGGCTTCGGCAAATATGATACAGGCACAACGGGACTTTTTTGGCGCGCATACCTATCAACGTAATGATCAACCTTTAGAAAAGTTTTTTCATACGGATTGGGAAGAATAA
- a CDS encoding FAD-binding and (Fe-S)-binding domain-containing protein, translated as MSIVIHTYLEELEKVIEGELYWDDLHLKIYATDASVYRKIPIAVAFPKNKKDLQKLIRFAVKQNIGLIPRTAGTSLAGQCVGEGMVVDVSKYWTQIIGLNVKNKTVRVQPGVIRDDLNRYLEPYGLFFGPNTSTSNRCMIGGMVGNNSSGTTSIQYGVTRDKVKAMEAMLSDGSTVTFKDITKEDLLQKAKDVSLEGNIYKTLFTKLSSPKIREEIDKNFPKPEIHRRNTGYALDSLVNTEVFTDNQTSLNLCNLLSGSEGTLAFTTEITLQLDNLPPKEAYMVAAHFHTIQECMQAVVPIMQHTLFTCEMMDKVILDCTKNNSEHLQNRFFVAGDPKAILLLEIRSDSIADLETQLVQLIKTLEENTNSYAQPVLKGDQIRSAFELRKAGLGLLGNMIGDKKAVACIEDTAVALSDLAEYIEEFSTLMIKYDQEAVYYAHAGAGEIHLRPILNLKKEEEVVLFKKITTDVAHLVKKYQGAMSGEHGDGIVRSGFIPLMLGEKNYEVMRAIKTAFDPQNIFNPGKIIDPLPMDQNLRYQPDRIEPEVHTLLNFSDSLGLLRAIEKCNGSGDCRKSIEAGGTMCPSYRATKNEKDTTRGRANVLREFLTNSEQQNKFNHTELKEAFDLCISCKGCSSECPSNVDIAAMKAEFEYQYQKENGVSLRTKLFAYNHNLNTTGRKVKGITNFVFKNSFTSNLLKKSLGIAEKRSLPELSSVSLRSWCAKNLEKLRPINPLQTVYLFIDEFTDQLDSEIGIDTIIVLTKLGYKVKITNHAESGRAFISKGLLEQAKKLAIKNVDIFSELLSEEIPLLGIEPSAILTFRDEYLRLYPDVKKATSLAKKVFLLDEFLKTEIEKGNITASQCTTAIKRIEIHGHCHQKALSTVHATFSYLNLPTNYEVTIIPSGCCGMAGSFGYEKEHYDISMEIGEQTLFPTIRKASEEINIAAPGTSCRHQIYDGTGRKALHPISIFKEALL; from the coding sequence ATGTCTATAGTGATACATACCTATCTGGAAGAATTAGAGAAAGTTATAGAAGGAGAACTGTATTGGGATGACTTACACCTCAAGATATATGCTACGGATGCTTCGGTATACCGGAAGATTCCAATAGCAGTAGCCTTTCCTAAAAATAAAAAGGATTTACAGAAACTAATTCGCTTTGCCGTCAAACAAAATATCGGGCTGATTCCCAGAACTGCAGGAACTTCGCTGGCAGGTCAATGTGTAGGAGAAGGGATGGTAGTGGATGTTTCAAAATATTGGACTCAAATTATCGGTCTTAACGTCAAAAACAAAACAGTTCGCGTTCAGCCGGGAGTAATTCGGGATGACTTGAACCGGTATTTAGAACCTTACGGTCTTTTTTTCGGACCTAATACCTCTACGTCTAACCGTTGTATGATTGGCGGCATGGTAGGTAATAATAGTAGCGGAACAACTTCTATTCAATATGGGGTTACCAGGGATAAAGTAAAGGCTATGGAAGCCATGCTTTCAGATGGATCGACGGTAACTTTTAAAGATATTACTAAAGAGGACTTACTTCAGAAAGCAAAAGATGTCTCTTTAGAAGGAAATATTTACAAAACCCTTTTTACTAAGCTTTCTTCGCCTAAAATTCGGGAAGAAATTGATAAGAATTTTCCAAAACCAGAAATTCACCGTAGAAATACCGGATATGCCTTAGATAGTTTAGTAAATACAGAAGTTTTTACGGATAACCAAACATCATTGAACCTCTGTAACCTACTGTCCGGAAGTGAAGGTACTTTAGCCTTTACTACTGAAATCACCTTACAACTGGATAATCTTCCACCTAAGGAAGCTTATATGGTTGCGGCACACTTCCATACAATTCAGGAATGTATGCAAGCAGTTGTCCCAATAATGCAACATACTTTATTCACTTGCGAAATGATGGATAAGGTGATCCTGGATTGTACTAAAAATAATAGCGAACACCTACAAAACCGATTTTTTGTAGCGGGAGACCCAAAGGCAATTTTACTCTTAGAAATTCGATCTGATTCCATTGCAGATTTGGAAACTCAACTTGTGCAATTGATCAAAACTTTAGAAGAAAATACAAATTCATATGCCCAACCGGTTTTAAAAGGCGATCAGATCCGTAGTGCTTTTGAATTACGTAAAGCAGGTTTAGGTTTGCTAGGTAATATGATCGGTGATAAAAAAGCAGTCGCTTGTATTGAAGACACCGCCGTGGCACTTTCAGATCTTGCCGAGTATATTGAAGAATTTAGTACCCTAATGATAAAATATGATCAGGAAGCGGTGTATTATGCCCATGCCGGAGCAGGCGAAATCCATTTACGACCCATTCTTAATTTAAAAAAAGAAGAAGAAGTTGTACTCTTTAAAAAAATCACTACGGATGTAGCACACCTGGTTAAAAAATATCAAGGGGCGATGAGTGGCGAACATGGAGATGGTATCGTACGCTCCGGTTTTATTCCGTTGATGTTAGGTGAAAAAAATTATGAAGTCATGCGTGCAATCAAAACTGCTTTTGATCCGCAAAATATTTTTAACCCCGGTAAAATCATCGATCCCTTGCCTATGGATCAAAACTTGCGGTACCAACCGGATCGTATAGAACCTGAAGTACATACGCTATTAAATTTTTCGGATTCTTTGGGTTTATTAAGGGCAATTGAAAAATGTAATGGGAGCGGAGATTGCCGGAAGTCCATCGAGGCAGGCGGAACTATGTGTCCCAGTTACCGTGCCACTAAAAACGAAAAAGATACTACCCGGGGACGGGCTAATGTATTAAGGGAATTCTTAACCAATTCAGAGCAGCAGAACAAATTTAACCATACCGAATTAAAGGAAGCTTTTGACCTTTGTATCAGTTGTAAAGGTTGTTCCAGTGAATGTCCTTCAAATGTAGATATAGCTGCTATGAAAGCGGAATTTGAATATCAATACCAAAAAGAAAATGGAGTTTCTTTACGAACCAAACTTTTTGCTTACAACCATAACCTGAATACTACCGGAAGAAAAGTAAAAGGGATTACCAATTTTGTTTTTAAAAACTCATTTACTTCCAATCTGTTAAAAAAAAGCTTAGGTATCGCAGAAAAACGATCATTACCAGAGTTAAGCTCTGTCTCTCTTAGAAGCTGGTGTGCTAAAAACCTGGAAAAATTACGACCCATAAATCCGTTACAAACCGTATATTTATTTATAGATGAATTTACCGATCAACTGGATAGCGAGATTGGGATAGATACCATTATAGTTTTAACTAAACTGGGTTACAAAGTTAAAATTACCAACCATGCTGAAAGCGGAAGGGCATTTATTTCAAAAGGACTTTTGGAACAAGCAAAAAAGCTAGCCATTAAAAATGTAGATATCTTTTCCGAATTACTTTCTGAAGAAATACCTTTATTGGGAATAGAACCTTCGGCTATTTTAACCTTTAGGGATGAATATTTACGCTTATATCCGGATGTTAAAAAAGCAACATCTTTAGCTAAAAAGGTATTTTTACTCGATGAATTCTTAAAAACTGAAATTGAAAAAGGAAATATTACTGCTTCGCAATGTACCACCGCCATAAAACGCATAGAAATACACGGACATTGCCATCAGAAAGCTTTATCTACCGTACATGCCACTTTTTCTTATCTCAACTTACCCACTAACTATGAAGTAACTATAATTCCCTCAGGGTGTTGTGGGATGGCAGGTTCCTTTGGGTACGAAAAAGAACACTATGACATTAGTATGGAAATAGGGGAGCAAACCTTATTTCCAACCATAAGAAAAGCTTCCGAAGAAATCAATATTGCAGCCCCAGGTACCAGTTGCCGACATCAAATCTATGATGGAACGGGTAGAAAGGCCTTGCATCCTATTAGTATTTTTAAAGAAGCATTATTATAG
- a CDS encoding AAA family ATPase: MDYIEILGYKSIKFEKIELNPINILIGANGSGKSNFISFFDFLNKLYDRKLNDYIALSGGNDKILHKGQKNTDSISFKIEFDDGNNGYASTLVSGVNQFIFTSERLIFKGDPGRDISRSDSEARLKITDNYRAPYIQNYLKGLRKYHFHDTSKKSAFTKLSHLENDIYFLYNDGANLSAFLYEIRNTNKIIYNRIVKIIQSIAPYFSDFFFEPNSENYVRLQWMDRYSDVLFGATDLSDGTIRFIALTVLFMQPDLPDTIIIDEPELGLHPSAIAKLAGMIKSVSIKGCQVIIATQSTDLISHFLPEDIITVDQINGESVFKRLNNNELNQWLEDYTIDDLWKRNIITSGQPNF; the protein is encoded by the coding sequence ATGGACTATATAGAGATATTAGGATACAAGTCTATTAAATTTGAAAAAATTGAATTAAATCCAATTAATATATTAATTGGCGCAAATGGTAGTGGAAAGAGTAATTTTATCTCGTTTTTTGACTTTCTTAATAAGTTATATGATAGAAAATTGAATGACTATATTGCGTTATCCGGTGGTAATGACAAGATTCTTCACAAAGGTCAAAAAAATACTGATAGCATTTCTTTTAAAATCGAATTTGATGATGGTAACAATGGTTATGCATCTACTTTGGTTTCTGGTGTTAATCAATTTATATTTACTTCAGAAAGATTAATTTTTAAAGGAGATCCAGGAAGAGACATAAGTCGTTCAGATAGTGAAGCTCGTTTAAAAATTACGGATAATTATCGAGCTCCATATATACAAAATTACTTAAAAGGATTAAGGAAATATCATTTTCATGATACAAGTAAAAAATCGGCTTTTACTAAGTTAAGTCATTTGGAAAATGATATTTATTTTTTATATAACGATGGTGCAAATCTTTCTGCTTTCCTGTATGAAATAAGAAATACAAATAAAATTATATATAATCGAATTGTAAAAATTATTCAATCAATAGCTCCTTATTTTTCAGACTTTTTCTTTGAACCTAATAGTGAGAATTATGTTCGACTTCAGTGGATGGACAGATACAGTGATGTATTATTCGGAGCAACTGACTTGTCGGATGGAACAATAAGGTTTATTGCACTGACAGTACTCTTTATGCAACCAGATTTGCCAGATACAATAATCATCGACGAACCTGAATTAGGGTTACATCCTTCCGCAATAGCAAAACTTGCAGGAATGATTAAATCTGTTTCGATAAAAGGATGTCAAGTAATTATTGCAACTCAATCCACAGATTTAATAAGTCATTTTCTTCCTGAGGATATTATTACAGTCGACCAAATCAATGGTGAATCTGTATTTAAAAGGTTAAATAATAATGAACTTAATCAATGGTTAGAAGACTATACCATTGATGATTTATGGAAACGTAATATTATAACATCAGGTCAACCAAACTTTTAG
- a CDS encoding DUF4276 family protein — protein sequence MSTIIIICEGETEKEFCEKTLSPYFAAQNIYVYPPLIKKTMGGIVKWKELKKQVLSHLMNDTSAFVTTFIDYYGIHSKYEFPKWDKAEAENDKNKRMEILEEGMLMDIDKTYRFRYIPYLQLHEFEGLLFNEINVFHEQILPNELVGLKELEDIFIKYDNPEMINNKRETSPSHRLQRIINGYNKVVYGNILAESIGLEKIRNKSPRFNEWLNKIEQIKNKPNDNTIS from the coding sequence ATGAGTACGATTATAATTATTTGTGAAGGTGAGACAGAAAAAGAGTTTTGTGAAAAAACATTAAGTCCGTATTTCGCAGCCCAGAATATTTATGTTTATCCTCCCTTAATTAAAAAAACTATGGGAGGAATTGTAAAATGGAAGGAGTTAAAAAAACAAGTTTTATCACATCTCATGAATGATACGTCTGCTTTTGTTACCACTTTTATTGATTATTACGGTATCCATAGTAAATATGAGTTTCCTAAATGGGATAAGGCCGAAGCAGAAAATGATAAAAATAAAAGAATGGAAATTCTCGAAGAAGGAATGTTAATGGATATTGATAAAACCTATCGCTTTCGATATATTCCTTATTTGCAACTTCACGAATTTGAAGGCTTACTTTTTAACGAAATTAATGTGTTTCATGAACAAATATTACCAAATGAACTTGTCGGTCTTAAAGAATTAGAAGATATCTTCATAAAATATGACAATCCTGAGATGATTAACAATAAAAGAGAAACTTCACCATCTCACAGACTTCAGAGAATTATTAATGGTTATAATAAAGTTGTATATGGTAATATTTTAGCGGAATCAATCGGATTGGAAAAGATAAGAAATAAAAGTCCTAGATTTAACGAATGGTTGAATAAAATAGAACAGATTAAAAACAAGCCTAATGACAACACTATATCATGA
- the bshA gene encoding N-acetyl-alpha-D-glucosaminyl L-malate synthase BshA, protein MNIAIVCYPTFGGSGVVATELGIALAKMKHQVHFITYKQPVRLDLLNPNIHFHEVTVPEYPLFHYQPYELALSSKLVDSIKKYNIDILHVHYAIPHAYAGYMAKKMLAEEGLDIPMVTTLHGTDITLVGNHPFYKPAVTFSINKSDIVTSVSQSLKEDTLRLFDIEIPIEVVPNFIDTQKKKTEFTECQRDLMALPEERIVTHISNFRVVKRIGDVIEVFYRIQKQLPAKLVMVGDGPEMDAAVQQCKVLGVKDKVIFLGNSNEIEKILCFSDLFLLPSQRESFGLAALEAMSHGVPVVSTNAGGIPEVNIHGVSGYLSSVGAVNDMAANSLQILRDDRTLEQFKQNARKEAEKFDIDQIVPRYLELYESALAVI, encoded by the coding sequence ATGAATATTGCCATAGTCTGCTATCCGACTTTCGGAGGAAGTGGGGTAGTTGCCACTGAATTAGGAATTGCGCTTGCTAAAATGAAGCATCAGGTTCATTTTATTACCTATAAACAACCCGTACGTCTGGATTTATTAAATCCGAATATACATTTCCACGAAGTTACCGTACCGGAATATCCGTTATTTCACTATCAGCCTTATGAATTGGCCTTGTCCAGTAAATTGGTCGATAGTATTAAAAAATATAATATAGATATTTTACACGTACACTATGCAATTCCGCATGCCTATGCGGGTTATATGGCAAAAAAAATGTTGGCCGAAGAAGGCCTGGACATTCCAATGGTTACTACCTTGCACGGTACGGATATTACCTTAGTTGGGAATCATCCTTTTTACAAACCTGCGGTTACTTTTAGTATTAATAAAAGTGATATAGTGACCTCGGTTTCCCAAAGTTTAAAAGAAGATACCTTACGTTTATTTGATATTGAAATACCCATTGAGGTAGTCCCTAACTTTATTGATACACAAAAAAAGAAAACCGAATTTACAGAATGTCAAAGAGACCTGATGGCATTACCTGAAGAACGAATTGTAACCCATATAAGTAATTTTAGGGTAGTAAAGAGAATCGGGGATGTTATCGAAGTTTTTTACCGAATCCAAAAACAACTGCCAGCAAAACTAGTAATGGTAGGGGACGGCCCTGAAATGGATGCTGCGGTACAACAATGTAAAGTATTAGGTGTCAAAGACAAAGTGATCTTTTTAGGAAATAGTAACGAAATTGAGAAAATCTTATGCTTTTCTGACCTGTTTTTATTACCCTCACAACGTGAAAGTTTTGGTCTGGCTGCACTGGAAGCCATGTCCCACGGAGTACCCGTAGTATCTACCAATGCTGGTGGAATTCCCGAAGTAAATATCCATGGAGTTTCCGGATATTTAAGTAGTGTTGGAGCGGTAAACGATATGGCTGCCAATAGTCTACAAATTCTTAGAGATGATCGAACTTTAGAGCAATTTAAACAGAACGCTAGAAAGGAAGCGGAAAAATTTGATATTGACCAGATTGTACCCAGGTATTTAGAACTGTATGAAAGTGCATTGGCGGTGATTTGA